In Cryptococcus neoformans var. neoformans B-3501A chromosome 11, whole genome shotgun sequence, the genomic window AGTGGGCTCATCGATCGTCGACTCGTATTCCTGTATAAGAAAGTAAAATGGCAGTTGCCATTTTCATCGTAGTCTTCAGACTGGTTCCAAAATGCAGAGGATCTTAGAAGGATAATTTGGTGAGACGAACATTCTATCACAGTGCTTACAATGCTCACAATGCGGCTGCTCTCAAGCGTATGTCCAGTTCCCTGAACATGTCCGCTCATGACGACGCAAGTGACCCAGAGAGAGCATTAGCAGATGGTAGAGACCGTGTGCGGGAGAGACGACCGATAAAACATACGtgattggaagaagagaaagacgTGCGCAACCATCAGCACCACAAATGTAGTTTGACGATGAGACCGATGTCATATCCTTGAGAAACAAGAGAGAGATACCCTTCCCTGTTTCAAAATAGATGTCAGTCAGAAACAAAGCACTATAAGCCCGCAACGACATCAAGGTACTAGATGCACGCGTACAACGACAACGAATATTAACCTCATCCCATTCGTAAGTTCCCATTCCTTTCTCGATAGCTCCGCAGGGTCAAAAGGCTCCCCAAGTGAGTATGATGTAGCTGTACGATGAACAGAACCACTTTTGTAAGTTTCTACAACAGAAAATACATGACCAAGCATCATCTGCTACGCCGTGGATTAATTATGTAAATTCAAGCCGAGCTACGCAAATATTTGTTTCCAAATGAAACGATATTCTACAATTTGCTACCAAAAGAGAGTATGCCTCAACCCGTAAACCCACGATGCATCTCAGCTATCTTAACTATCTATCCTATTGACTTACAACACATTGATTGGTTAGCAGCGAGCTGCATCCGACGGCAGAAGCATGATGACTCGATTGATATATCGGCGACAGCGAGTGCAAGAATGAGCTGAGGTTCGAGGATCTTGGCTTCGCCGTGCCGGCCGAGCTTGACGAGACATTCATGATAGCCGTGAAGGGCCCAGACATTGTTGGGATGACGAACCGCACGAGGCAGAGAGTCGACGTAGCCGAGATCTTCTGCATAGGTCTTGGCTGCTTCCTCGACGTTACCCTGCTCCAGCTGCAGAGCGGCGTAAGCATGTCGTGGTGGCTGCATCCAGCCCCAAGGCTCGGCATAGATCAGATTGTCATAATATTTGATGGACTTCCGCAATTGCTCAAAGGCGAGGGTGTAGTTGGCACGCCTGTATTCGAGCTCACCTGTAAGCATGGTTTCGGCGACGTTGAGAATATCTTGCCATGAATTGGGAAACTCAAAACGTGATGGGTAGATCTTCCTACGAGACTCGCGGAAGAGTTCTCGCTCCTTGAGAGCGTCCTCGACACGGTCAAGAACAGAGTAAGAGAGTGCTCGAGCATAATGTAGGATGGTAGTGGTGACGCAATAGAACTGGCGATCATTTGGGAAGGGCAGTTGAAGAATATCGTGCCATTTACCGAAACGAACGAGCACGTGAACTCGGTATGACTTGAAACCTTCCATCCAATCAATCATTGGAGGACTAGAAATTCGCAAGAGGTCTTCAGTAAGAGACTTTTCCATCCGCTCTACTGTGTCCATTGCAATGCGAAACTGACCGTTAAACATACCAGCGTAAATAGGGAAAGTGTAATCGTGAAGTCGGTAGAATGTGTAAAAATCGGTGGTGGAGCCATGTTTCATGTACAGCTCATCCCCTCGGATCGCTTCAATGTTGGAAGCGATAGCTCGACGATAGTCACCAATCAAGAGGTCGATATGCCCAGGCATATGATTTAAATGACCCACATCAGGACACAGATTCCGCAATCGATCAGCGACCGGGATAGCGAGCTCGGGCTTGGAAGAAAGCTCCATGAGATGGATATAGAAGTGAAGGATACCAGGATGGGATAGAGACTCCGGTCGTTGGAAAGCCTTCTCGAGGATCGACTCAATGCGTAAAGTTTGGCTATCCTCTCGGGGAGCACCAGTGTGGAGATCCCAAAGCTGCCAGGGGGCGAGAGCCATGAGAGAGTCGGCGTATAAGGCAACGACGTCAAGATGATCACCATGTTTCTCATACACTTGGTCCATATGCTCCGAGTAAGACCTATTCCAATGTTGGTAATCCCCTTCTCGCTCTGAGGGGAAACGAGCGCAAAGAGCGCCGACCAAAGCGACTTCCAGTGGAGCAGTGGCGAGCTCGCGCGCTTTGCTAGTCGCCAGATGGCATTCGTGAAGAGCACGCTTTAGATCCGCCTCGTCGAATCGCTCCCAAGCCTTGTTGTAATTGGGACCACCAGCATAGGCAATACCCCAATGTGCCATGGCACAGTGAGGGTCGCAGTGGACAGCATATCGGAAGCATCGTTCCGCCTCTTCGTGATGGAAGCCGTACGACCAGATCAAACCACGGTCGAACCACGTCTGGCAGTCTTTGGAGTTGGTGTTGACTTTACAGGAGTAGCTGCCGAGGTTGTAAGGATAGGAATCGACATCAGGGGCAGCTAGGTTCATATCGCCGTTGGGAGTTTTCGTAGGGGACATGTTACGTGTGTGCAGTATGTGGATGGATTGAAGTCGGTCCAGGTGTAGACTACCGGACGGACATATTAGCTCTTGCTGGTCCTCGCCGACTGGCCTTGGCTCACCGCTTGTTTGCTCGTTCTCACCAAATACTGATTGTGGAATGAGCAATAATAAAGTGAACATGAAAGATTATTAGAATAAAATAATAGAAGTCGCGAAATAGCGCTTTCGGGTATTCTATCAAGTCATTTCAGAACAGGATTCACGACAATCTCCGCGCGGAAACATGAGTTCTCGGCAGTACATAAAAACCGTAGAGGCATTTTTTGTTCGACTGCTGCAACTCTATATAACTCCAACACTTTACGTGGCGACTAGGATTATTTGGAGCCGAATGGCATGGGTTCTCGTGAATTAAGCGTGGCAACAAGTGTGGTCCACATGCACGTTTTGATTTATCCACGTAACATCGGACCGATATATAATAGAAGGACTCGACACATAAATACGTCGTCGCCTTAGATAAGAAAAAAAGCATCATGAAGAGAGCAATGGAAGGATATATTACTCGGGAAGAGCACATGCATAGACGCCACACTGATCAAAAAATCCATCTTAGGATAAAACTTGCTTTATCTCAGTCAAGTGCATCTCACCCGTATATGCCATTTATTTCCAAGAGGAACTGCATAGATTTAAAACCGGAAcataaaaaagaaaactcTATAAAGACAACCTAACACCGCTAattatccttctttttaGGACAAGAATGCCTACTTCAACCAAGGGATCTCCTCAGGAGCATACTTGTATGCCCTGAACAACGCATTCGACTCTGAAGGATAGAAACCAGCCGCATTCTTCTCAGGGTACACCGCAAAGTATGGACAGACATACTCCCAGCACACCTTGTTCTCCGTGTTGATCTCCATGACCCTTCCAAACGCGGACTCGCAGACGAGGGTGTTGCCATTGGGAAGACGTTGAGCAGAGCCCATAAAGGGGGTATAGAAAGTTTCTTTGGTGGGAGCATGCCATTGCCAGACAATCTCTTTGGTCGCTCGGTCGACCTCAATGGCTCGGGACCACTGGAAGGATTCTCGATGTCGGAAGGCTCCATTGTCAAAGATCTGTACGATGTACATTAGCACATCACTTTCAAGGTAGTAAGGTAAGAGAATGTAAGATGTACGAGGATATTGCCGTTGGGCAACTCATTAGCACAGTGTTGTTGGGCAACAACGGTAGAATCAAGGTGCCAGATGATCTTGCCGGTAGCCTTCTCAATGATGATAACGGCAGAAACGCTTCGCAGAGAGGCAAGGATGTTGCCGTCCTTCAAGGGACTATGTAATTATCAGTGTTCAAGTTCTAAGTAGATGTACGATTGAAGTATAGGAAATGGTCTTACTAAATAGCGTTAATCAATGGCCAGTGCTCACGAGGGTAGTAATGCTGCAAAGGGAATATTTTTGGATCGAGATGCTCGGAAACCTTCCATTCCCACACAAGCTTGCCATCCTTCACTTCTCGGATAGTGTCGGCATAAGTCTTGCCATCTGGAGCTTCCTATAAAAGGCAATGTCAGCATGCAATCGAAATTTGCGTTAGAATGCCAGAGGGAACATCAGTGAGAAAATACTTACGGTACCAGGGACACCACCGGGAACGGCAGCCTGTTGTTCGGGAGAAAGAGCCTCAAGTCCCGCGTAGAAGAAGTGACCGTCACCCTCGTAGAAGCAACTAAAAAAAGATAAGTGATTAAATCAAGTTATGGGACGAATGGATATATACGTACTCATGGTGACCGAGAGGGTCCCGAAGCTCGTTCACAACGTTTCCCTCAGGGTCAAGCTCCATGTAAATACCACCGCCGTACTTGAGGAACTACAGACTGGCCGTCAGTATGAGACTGAAACACGAAATGAGTGGATGATAACTTacgaaagggaaaggagcAGGGGCCTCCGGGTCCTTCATACCAACAAGGAGGTTGCCGTTGGGCAAGATACGAGCATAGCGGCCGACACGGTAAGGTAGGTCCCATTTGTGAACAACTTCACCAGAATTGTCAATGAGAAAGACCTACGGCGGGTCAACTTGAGTCGCTCACAAAAGAGTCTCAAAAATCACAACTTACGTTCTTGCTGGTAAGTGGGGCAATGACAGTGTAACCGTTGAGAGCGGTCTGCTCGTCAACACCTCGAGTACCGAcacccctcctcctggtAATGTTCTGGTCCATTTTAAGTAGAGAGAGCTGCGCGAGTAAAGAAAAAAATCAGACGTTAATTAGTAAAAGTTGTGAGAAATGCTGGAGTCAACGAACAAGCAAAATAACATGACGTACTGTAAAGTTGGAAGCAGTTGGATGTGAGAGGTTTGATCTTTTGCAAAGTCGTGCTGTGCGTATTACGTGCTAGAGACGAGATGAGCATTGCTACTTGAATTCTTATACTTTAAGTATGCGTCGCTGATGTCGACTATCAAAAGTTGTCAAGATAGTGCAAATACTTGATGCCGGAGTTCGATAACGACAGCCGGAGCTCCGAGAGAAGTTACCAATTTCTCGGTTTGCTCCGACGAGCAGGCGAGGCGGAAGAGCAGAGGGTCGGTAGGTCCGTCAGGGTCCACCGGGATCGCCCTGTCCCCAGCGCTACAAGACCAGAGGAGCCAAGTTTCAAGTTTGAGCATTGGTTTCTCGGACCGAGAATGGAATTGCTCGGGTTTGATAAAGTCGGTGTCTGTTTTCGTCTACGCTCGTCTGCAAATCGACATCCGCTCATGACGAGCTCCTTGCGATAACTTATCATTTGTTATTTctgaaaaaaaatggaGAGGGGGTCAAGAGATTGTGGAAGATAAGGTGCGAACTTGAAGCCCTTATACAATCTATAAAACGACCAGCCAGCCATGATCgcatccccatctcccatcGACGACCAATCCATCATGTCCGAAGTCAAAAGCGAAGAACACTTTCAACTCGACGAGATTGACTACTCGCCAGAGGACGAGGCTCGAGCCGTGCGCAAGGTCGATTTTTTGGTTTTGCCTGCCATCgtcttttgctttttgatGCTTCAATTTGTGAGTGTCATTGTCTCTGTTTTGACAATAGCAGGAACGACCTCGATGTTGACATACAGCGTAGGATCGCACCAATTTAGGTAACGCCCAAACAGATACTACATTCCTTCCTGCTGTTGGCATCACAACTAGCAATATCAACATCGGTCAAACACTGTTCACTCTTGGCTTCGTCATCTTTGAGTTACCCAGTAACATGCTCGCCAAGATCTTGGGTCCGCACCGATGGGTTCCttgcatcatcttcatctggGGCCTCATTACTCTTTGTCAAGCTTTTCTTACCAGCAAAGGTGGCTTCTACGCTACTCGATTCCTCTTGGCTTGTGGTGAGGTAAGTCACGATGTTCCTGTCCCAGAAGCCTATCAGTGCGCTGACTGATCTGTATCGTATTTTAGGCTGGTTTTATCCCCGGTATGGCCTGGTACATCACCCGATTCTACCAGAACGGTGAACTCAGTCTCAGATTGGCCATTTTCTGGGCTGCCAACAGTTTTGGTAAGTCGATTTATATTTATTCCGAACCAATACTGATTCTGCGCCCTTAGCTGGTATGGTTTCAGGTCCTCTCGCTCTCGGCATTCTTCAAGGTCTCAACGAGAAGCATGGCTGGCATGGATGGCAGTATCTCTTCGCTATTGGTAAATTATACTTACATCTTTAGTGTATCATTCACACATAAGCTAATAAATATATTCAGAGGGTGCTATGACCATGGGTGTCGCCATCTTCGCTTTGCTCTACCTCCCTGCTAGCCCCTTGGACGGCGGTCGatctctcctcatcccaGTCCTCAACTCTCGTGATGCTCAAATTCTCGCTGCTCGAATACTCGCCGACGACCCCAAGAAGGCTTTCGGTCGAGGCTCGAAGATTACCCTCGTTGATATCAGGGATACATTTGTAGACTGGAGACTTTGGGGTCACTGTGCTGccgccttcctttcttcgtGAATATCTTACACCACGTCATCCGTTGAAGAGCACCGCTGACTCATGATATAGTATCATATTAACCCCCATCAACACTTACGGTCCTAAAGTCATTCAATCTCTCGGCTACTCTGGCTTCACCGCCGTACGTCTCTTCACTCTCAATAATGTCAAGCTCGCACTAAAATCTTTGTAGAACGGTATGGCCGCTCCCGCCTCCGCCATCGGTCTCGTCTACTCTGTCTCCCTCGCTTGGAGCTCCGATCGTTTCCGCGAGCGTGGTATCCACATTTTCACCGCCATGGCCCTCTCTTGTGCCGGTTGTCTTTGGCTTGCTCTCGCCCCCGACTCCGCTGGCAAGAGGGTCCTGTACGGAGGTTACCTTTTAACTGCTGGTACTATGGGTTGTGGGCAAGCTATCAACGCTGTAAGTCCACCGTTTAGAAGCTATACGAAGTCATCCTGCTAATATGTTTGATAGTCGTGGGTCAGCAGCAAGTTTGACGAACGACGACGACCTGTCGCCTTGGCTACCTAGTACGTTCCCTCTCACGGTCTACATCCTCTCGAGCTCTCCAGCTGACTGGTCTCTTCCATTTAGCGTCGCCTTCATCCAAATGGCGGGCTTCGCCGGTTCCAACGTCTTCAAAACCAAGGACGCCCCTCGATACAAAGACGGTCTCATCGTGTGCGGTGTCTGCTCCGTGGTAGGAGGCGTGATCATGCTTGTCTGGAAGCTACTTTACATCTGGGACGACAGGCGGGCAAAAGAGGGGCGGAGGAGCGAGTCTTCCCCAGAATTAGTGAGTTTACGTTCTTTATGTCCGTTTCCGTTCTGCTTTTGCTttgaaaagagaaaggtaTGCTGACGTCTTTTTTCTTGATAGGAGGTTCACCATTTCTCAGACGAAAGATCTATTGAAGGGAAGGTAAAGGCGGAGAAATAGAAAGGGAAATACAATAGATACGATAGAAGCTTTAGAAGTTAGAAGTTATATAGAGGGGTAACAGCTTTTTATCTTCGTTTTTGGTTCTCCGGGTTTAGTTTATTTATGTTGTTATAAGTAGAAACAGAAAGGAAATGATGGATAATAATATTGCCACcgcttcatctttcttAATATTGGATCATCGAACCGACGATCATTTTGGTTCTCAGCTTGCGCCTCCACTTATTGCTTCGCACTCATAGCCGGTCCTTCAACCGATCAGCCTCGCCTCTCGCCCGTAACCCCACAAAACCAAAATGTGATACATTCATTTCCTGAAAGTGCCCTTCCGTAGAATTCCATTTCAAACATCAGGAATTTCCTCTAGATTTactccctctctttctcgccTTCGCTATCGTCTCTGTCATTCGTTTCGTTGGCTTCGTTGGCTTCGTTGGCTTCATTGATCCCTTTGGTTTGTCGGCTAttgtcctcttctgccGCCAACTCAAGTGGTTCGGTAGGTTCCCCAGCACATTTTGTCtcttcgccatcttctACTTCATCCGGCCTCGTCTGAACGCCTTCTGGCCTCATGCCAATAGTGGAGAACGAGCTCGGACCGGCGCCAGCGCCAGCGCCAAGTCCTACATCAACctgcccatccttctcctcgagctcctcctccgcctctgcAGCTGGCTCCGACATTATTTCGTCGTTTTTCTgtttttcctcttcgccaACTACAGCTTCCGATTCAGCCTCCTGCTCATGCTCAAGCTCGGCCTCCACGTGATGAGTTTGTTGCTCGGAAGGTTTAACGAtattgcttcttctctgttTCCCCTCTGCCGTTCCGGTTTTCTCCCTAGCAGCCGGTAATCCTAATTTCCCAATTggcggaggatgaggagcttgaatctcgtcttcgttctcacctttcttttcccttgcaGCAGCCAAGCCAAGCCTCCCCACGGGATTCCTTCCTACGGGCTTCATTGCAGGattctcctccccttcctttgcGACAGAGCTAACGTTCGGTCGCCGGGTTGGGGCATCTTTCGAGTTTGACTTGGGAGTGAGACGTTTACCATTGTTTTTATCGTTTCCACTGGACGTTGGCTTCTTGCTGTTCGATACGGGTGTAGAGATGGATGCTCGAGGTCGGACGACGTTTGTAGAAGCAGGGGAAGACGTGCTCGAGATCGGGACAtgagagttggaagagatcgaagaagagtgggCGTTGGCATTGGCAGCCGCTCTAGCCCTACTAGCAGCCGTACCCTGCATCAGCCTCGAGCCTGATGCTCTCCTTATCGACCCGTTTGCACTCCTGTCATCCTTATTCTTCTCCTGCGGCTGCGGCGACCCAACCCCATCCTCACCAAGAGACGTTACCTCGGGAGACTTGGTATGGGACAGGCGAGCACTAGCTGCTCTCCCGAGGGACGACCTCCCCATCAATGATCCCGACGAGGACAAGGGTGACTTGACACTGTCTCGCCTCCCCGACGAGCTTGagctccttctctctgTGCCTGTTGCTGTAGGATCGTCTATCGGAGGCGGGGAACGCATACTCGTGCTGTTAGGCGGGcgggaagatggtggagaacGTGTTTTGGCCAGGGAGCTGGCTGTTGGTTTCGACGGGGTACCAGTCAACTGCGGCTTAAGTGGCGTCGGGGTACAAGTATTGTCGTTCGGGGCGGTAGAACGCGGAGAAGTAACGGTAGATGGTGAGGGGGAAACAGTCACTTGCTTGGCGTTGTGTTGAGTACTAACCGTACGGGGTTTATTCGCTTTACTCCGATTTTGGGCTTGAGCAGGAGTGGGAGTGTGCGCTTTTATAGATGAAGTACGACCGATAGAAGATTTGGTACTACTGACAGAAGTAGATTTTGCGGGGGTAGTAGAAGGTGCAGAGGGTGATACACGGGCAGTATCGTTTTGGCTTTGAGGAGTAGCAATGGAAGAAGCATGCGGTAGAGAGTGTGACTGAGTCTCGGGTGCATTCCCCTTTGTGGTATCTTTCTCACTGCTCTCAATAGGAACTGTTTTGGTGTTGGCGCTTGCTGTAGGCTGTGATGACGAGTCCGCATTGTTGACTCCTTCCTGCGCCGCGAGGGCGTCGCTAACCcttcgtccttctcctaAGCTGACTCTCcccttgtccttgtccttctcaCGTTCGCTcgcctctttctccctaTTCGCGGCTGTTTGGAACCTTGCTACTAACGCAGAAACCTACATAGGAAGAACCGTCAGTCCTTGATAATCTTATTAGGGTCAAAGAGAACGCGAGACGCACGCTGCCTTGGGAACGTTCTACGGGAAGTGGCCTACATTAAGCAGATACATCAGTCTATTGAAGTAAACAGGCAAATAACGTGTCTCAATACGTACATTGCAAATGCACCAAGATGTCAAGCGAGACAACGCTCTTCTCAAGTTCTTATTCTCACGCTCCACAATCTATTTTCTGGATTCTACTCCCAGCTGGCTCTCCCACTGAGGTTTCGCGACTACTCTGTATTTGCGTAATTTCCAAGGGATACCAATGCTGTTTGCTATTTGTGATGAATTGAGGTAAAATACTCCAAGTCAGTCCTCTCTTGCGACGGCACTGTTGCAAAGTGCTTGATTCAATGGTACTTACGACTTCAGCAAAAGCCCTCTCTTATCTTCCTCCCTTATTCTATAAAAGATCTTATCTCAGATCCGatctcttccccaccaAAGCTTTAAATTCTAACTCGCGAGGACGCGCAAAGGTCGTCCTTAAATCGCAGATGTGAATCTATTAATGTGAACCGTCTCAAGCGGCTCGGTATAAGGAGCTCGTAAGATAGCGCAATAAGAGATAGGTGGCTGTCGAAATAATTATAAAGCGTATTGGACGTGGCTTGGCAACAATCGATGTGCGTGGGGGAATGGATCGTAGCAGCCGACGGACGATCCGGTAACCGGGTAAAATGCGTTTTACGTTATTCTGTTCGCGAGATTGTCTTTTCGTAAGTTGTCGCTCTCGCTACTCGTGAAATAAATGTGTCGTTGATTTATGCTTTATTAAGGGTCGTAAATTCGTCAAAGGTAGATataaagggaaagggatgaTAGGGAAAAGAACGAACAATGGAAATAACGGACACGAGGGCGAATTATGACAATCAGTTGACAGGAACGCGTCGAAGGGCAAAGTGGCAGATCGTCTCTTCCGTTGCGTCGTCCATAATAAGGCATACAACCAAACCTGTTCTTCTATTTCATACAACAACATCTCAAAAGCAGTCAAGGCTACATAAAACAGTGATATGCATGCACAATGTGAATTGTCCTTTCATGACACAGATCAACCCCGATCACTTTGTATCTTTACACGCCAAAACTCTTAGACCATACCGGCACCCAAAACAGCGCCCACAACACCGACAACGCCAACAACCATACCAAAGCCCATTTCGGACCTCAAAGCCCTGCTAGAGGAGTCGCTGGAAGCAGGggcggaagaagcggaagtgGCAGAAGAGTCAGTAGCAGAGGTAGCAGCAGAGTTGGAGGCTGCTCCGGAAGCAGTTCCGGAAGCAGCGCtggaagcggaagaggcAGCAGTAGTAGAGAGGTAGCCGGCAAGGGTAGAAGAGTCAACAGCGCTAGTGGAAGATACCTATTCATTAATAGCGTTAGTCATAGGCTTGGAGAACAATTTACTGAAGAAGGGTAGACATACAGTGACGGTAGCCTCGCCATTCTCGACTTGGAAGTAGTTGGCAGTGATCAAGTTTCCTAGACCACTTTCAGAGACGTAGCTAGAGAGAGACATTGTACTGAGGGGGGTACCGGCTTGAGAAAGGTTGGcgggaggagagaaagtaTCGGGCTGAGCGTAGACGATGATTACGTATCTatagagaagagaggtgCGTGCATTAGCTTGGCATTTATGCGCAGTTTGAGGATTAAGAGGGGTATGAAAGGATGGCTAACATACCGGTGAGAGCCACTGCCAGAGGTGGGACCGGGACCGGCATAATCGGTACTAGTATCAAAGAATCAGTATGGACTGTAACATGTATAGTTAGCAAGGACAGCGTACATAGAGGTAGAACCGGTCCAGTTGACAGCGTAAGGGGCCGAGTCGGTGGAAAGACTAGCAGAGTTGACGAGCCAGTGCCGAGTCTGCTCGGTGGTAGATTCGTCGGTTCCAACAATGTCGGCATCGACCATCACGACGGTGTAGAGCTGACCCGATTCAAGAGTAGCGTTGGAAGCGGGGGAGACGGCAagagtgggagaagaagagacggcTGAGACATGCGTCGTCAGGACGCGCCTTTTTGATGATCAGAATAAATATGAAGACTTGCCATCCTGGTCGAGCGTATCACCGGTAGAGATAGCGGTGCTACCGAAAGTAACGCTCAAAAGAGCCTCAGGCTCAAAAGTTTCGAGCAATTGGGGCGTAAGTTCGGCCTCTACAAATGACATCGTCTCACGTCAGCCGAaatgaaagagagaagaaaagtgAAGGCGCACGTTGGAAGTTTGCTTGCAAGCCCTCAATATCGACGGCGGAGGCAGAGCCGTTGGAGGCAGACTGGGCGAGGGCGGGAAGGGCAAGCGCGAGAGCAGCAAAGTAACCGAGCATCGTGATCGTCGTTATCGTTTTTTTCCGTATGTCGtgaaaaaaatgaagagTAAAAGGGACTGGTAATCCAACTGATCAAGAAAAGACAAGGGAGGGTCAAGCGTAAGGAGTGGCTTTGAAGTGGGCGCGTAAATGAGAAaagagatggggaagaagaacaggtCTTTTTATATACGTCGCTGCCTTGGCAAATACACGGGGCGATGAAACAACCCAAACAGCCCAAGGCCCAGATTTACACGCTAGCCAAACCGGTGACGACGACAAAATCAGACGCGTCTCCTCCATTAAACGCGTCAATAGTTAAGGAACCAAATAAGCCTCAAACTCGCGTGGCTTCCATGTGCATCCCACGCGCCTGCCATGCCACCTCTCTCAATCGCCGCGGGGATATGGCGGCTAATGGGTGGACATTGCCGGTCCTCCCCACTCTCGACGAGCAACGACCGGCGACaagcttctttctttcgACCTCTTTGGAAACGAATTCACCGCATAGAAAAGCCCTATACCACTCACCTCTCAGCTCTCTCAGCCACAACAAAACCCTCAAAATGTCTGGCAACTCTGAAGTTGAATACTTGAAGTCTCTTGTCTCTCAGGTCAGTACTGCATCTCTCGACCGCGCATCTTTAGGTGCGTACTGATACTTTCCCGCCCAGCTCCAAGACAAGATCCATCATCTCGAGAAGTCTACCTCCACCTCCGTCTCcaacaccatctcctccgtCACCTCTgccctctctccctcttcctccatcaagCCTCCCCGAATGGTCCTCATTGGCCCTCCTGGTGCTGGTAAGGGTACACAAGCGCCCAACATCTCCAGCAAGTACTGCATCTGCCACCTCGCTACTGGTGACATGTTGAGGGAGCAGGTCGCCAGACAAACCGAGTTGGGCAAGGCTGCTAAGCAGATTATGGACCAGGGCGGTTTGGTTTCCGATGAGATTATGGTCGGCATGATCAAGCaggagttggagaagaacgCCGAGTGCAAGAACGGGTGAGTTGGGTCTCTTCTCTCATGTCATCCTGATGGAGCGGTTGTGGATGTTAAACCTTGGCGCGTGGGTTTGATGGGATTTGGAATGAGGTTGTACTAGCTTGGTTATGACGGAAGTGGCATCGCTGGTGCGGAAACAGCAATGTTCAAGCCAATACCCGTCATTTTCAAGCCTGCAGCGACAAtccattctctcttccGCCCTCCTTTGGTTCCTGCTGCTTTCCATTCCACACCATAGTCGGACATTCAACGTGTCTCACCGCGTTAACTCGTCtattcctctcctttccatttcccattATCTCATCCCTTGCCTTCAACACTGTTCATGCGCTGACTATCTACCAAACAagcttcatcctcgacgGTTTCCCCCGTACCGTTCCCCAGGCTTCCAAGCTCGATGCCATGCTTGCCGAGCGCAAACAAGCTATCGACCACGCTATCGAGCTCAAGATCCCCGACGTCTTGTTGATCTCCCGAATTACTGGTCGATTGGTCCACCCCGCGAGCGGTAGGAGTTACCACAAGGAATGTACGTCTACCTTTCCTTCAATCGCCATGCACTTTTCTGACCCGTCCCCTACCTCTTACAGTCAACCCCCCTAAGAAGCCCATGACCGACGACATTACCGGCGAGCCCCTCATCCAACGTTCCGACGACAACGTCGGTACCCTCAGGAAGCGATTGGACACTTATCA contains:
- a CDS encoding hypothetical protein (HMMPfam hit to PBP, Phosphatidylethanolamine-binding protein, score: 32.2, E(): 8.9e-08) → MLGYFAALALALPALAQSASNGSASAVDIEGLQANFQQAELTPQLLETFEPEALLSVTFGSTAISTGDTLDQDAVSSSPTLAVSPASNATLESGQLYTVVMVDADIVGTDESTTEQTRHWLVNSASLSTDSAPYAVNWTGSTSITDYAGPGPTSGSGSHRYVIIVYAQPDTFSPPANLSQAGTPLSTMSLSSYVSESGLGNLITANYFQVENGEATVTVSSTSAVDSSTLAGYLSTTAASSASSAASGTASGAASNSAATSATDSSATSASSAPASSDSSSRALRSEMGFGMVVGVVGVVGAVLGAGMV
- a CDS encoding hypothetical protein (Match to ESTs gb|CF185795.1|CF185795, gb|CF185794.1|CF185794; HMMPfam hit to ADK, Adenylate kinase, score: 311.1, E(): 1.7e-90; HMMPfam hit to ADK_lid, Adenylate kinase, active site lid, score: 80.9, E(): 3.3e-21), with product MSGNSEVEYLKSLVSQLQDKIHHLEKSTSTSVSNTISSVTSALSPSSSIKPPRMVLIGPPGAGKGTQAPNISSKYCICHLATGDMLREQVARQTELGKAAKQIMDQGGLVSDEIMVGMIKQELEKNAECKNGFILDGFPRTVPQASKLDAMLAERKQAIDHAIELKIPDVLLISRITGRLVHPASGRSYHKEFNPPKKPMTDDITGEPLIQRSDDNVGTLRKRLDTYHAQTGPVVDYYKGTGVWTPVDAAQSPKLVWASISSILESKKN